In the Alkaliphilus oremlandii OhILAs genome, one interval contains:
- a CDS encoding metallophosphoesterase family protein, with the protein MKILHTSDWHLGKSLEGHSRLEEQERFLEELNQIVEEKEVDLILIAGDIYDTSNPPAQAERLFYNSVKKLSQNGERPIIIVAGNHDNPERLAAASPLAYDHGVLILGKPKSRAEIGKYGFFEIVDSGDGFLELDIKGERAVILTLPYPSEQRLNEIVSHEIEDEARRKSYSERIGEIFAEVSQRYREDTINLAISHLFVMGGEEVGSERPIQLGGSLTVDANHLPQNAHYVALGHLHKPQKVVGSGNLKAYYSGSPIEYSKKEIHYSKCVYLVEANVGQETKVEEIYLKNYKPIEVWKCKSIEEALIRCQEDGQRDIWVYLEIETDRVMTQSEIKEMKRSRPHIVEIKPIFKEMEREEEEIEDISTMRIEDLFKDYYIHRNGVHPTEALMDLFSEILQEDGEKSEA; encoded by the coding sequence ATGAAGATATTACACACATCAGACTGGCACTTGGGGAAAAGCCTAGAGGGGCATAGTCGATTGGAGGAGCAAGAACGCTTTCTAGAAGAATTAAATCAGATTGTGGAAGAAAAGGAAGTGGATTTAATATTGATTGCTGGCGATATTTACGATACCAGCAATCCTCCTGCTCAGGCAGAAAGACTTTTTTATAACAGTGTAAAAAAACTTTCCCAAAATGGGGAGAGACCCATCATTATAGTGGCTGGAAACCATGATAATCCAGAACGATTGGCGGCAGCTAGTCCTTTGGCTTACGACCATGGGGTTCTCATATTGGGAAAGCCGAAGAGTCGTGCTGAAATAGGGAAATATGGCTTCTTTGAAATCGTAGATTCTGGGGATGGATTTCTAGAGTTGGATATCAAGGGAGAAAGAGCAGTGATACTGACGCTACCCTATCCTAGTGAACAAAGATTAAATGAAATTGTTTCACATGAAATAGAAGATGAAGCTAGAAGAAAATCTTATTCTGAGCGAATCGGCGAAATCTTTGCTGAAGTATCGCAGCGATATAGAGAGGATACCATAAACCTAGCCATCTCTCATCTATTTGTTATGGGGGGAGAGGAAGTGGGATCGGAAAGACCCATTCAGCTGGGCGGCTCATTGACTGTAGATGCCAATCATCTGCCACAAAATGCTCACTATGTGGCCTTAGGCCATTTACATAAGCCCCAAAAAGTAGTGGGCAGTGGCAATCTGAAGGCTTATTATTCCGGATCTCCGATTGAATATAGTAAAAAAGAAATCCATTATAGCAAATGCGTTTATTTGGTAGAAGCTAATGTGGGACAAGAAACGAAGGTAGAGGAAATCTATTTAAAAAACTATAAGCCCATAGAGGTTTGGAAGTGCAAGAGCATAGAAGAAGCATTAATAAGATGCCAAGAGGATGGACAGCGAGACATCTGGGTGTATTTGGAGATAGAAACGGACCGAGTGATGACCCAATCGGAAATTAAGGAAATGAAAAGATCACGCCCTCATATTGTAGAGATTAAGCCGATTTTTAAGGAGATGGAGAGAGAAGAAGAGGAAATTGAGGATATTTCCACCATGCGGATTGAGGACTTATTTAAGGACTATTACATTCATCGAAATGGCGTTCATCCTACGGAGGCACTGATGGACTTATTTAGCGAGATTTTGCAGGAAGATGGTGAAAAAAGTGAGGCCTAG
- a CDS encoding AAA family ATPase: protein MRPSLLKIKGINSFHNEQIINFNRLVEKGLFGIFGPTGSGKSSILDAITLALYGNIARDSKEFINTEADRGEVSFEFEILDGSLRKTYRLERGIKRKKNGGIETTVARIIEINGEEVTVLADSVTSVNNEVIRVIGLNAEDFTRSVVLPQGKFSEFLKLTGRERRNMLERIFGLEQYGKNIVEKINAERKKYDAKRMDLEGQLKSYEGVNESYYKEVSEKLHLLLVEEKALKKEIEDLDKEYQQSKKIWELQGEMASYKGMEVLLREKRTEIEEKRKTFILGEKANQLKAYVQNLKSLEERINQNQLALDALEKELPKISKLLKELEDRYQNALICKEEKFPKFIAKIENCKQAEKIEQQNLILAKEIEGLEKIYHYHCNLSKEKSQELEKSKNKVAQLQREVVVIEKTLEEIYLEPSHREALEEGYTLNKDRNRLKVEKNEAEKILRDLDKVIEENKVQLKDELEARQQLESVLKSFFEEKTSLENSPLKEEGTIFAKKTELDQKKNQWKALEQNLSQKIDLNKAIQQLVKTRESLQEQQEKYIVDIQQAESQLEGLKEESRNIEIEYLALKLSEHLHHGEACPVCGSKDHPNPAVGGEVASTADYHHRIQEMTTVTSTLKEKKVDLDIRIAEILKEEELKRSDLAILENLMKDVNLEVLLEEIRKLEVEIPALMKEREAYLQGKNKLEEGIERYKEKISLANTRITELSTKIEKDGENQDTIRLKLDERSQRIKYLSAIIEKINKDLKIEDIAVEYERIKEMDKERSKKEKELKDLRKAVEMENRQKETLQNEVNALNLEKVKNQQQLDGNKEKLSLAREEIKMLTDGNNPTAYKTALQNEMQKVEAEEKELKGRVEKGRGIQQSKLEEKAIAENNKVNLVQEYALKVQELEKLSKEKGFSSIEEIQGYLFEDQKLDILEDEITAYDDEVKKVNQNLERIQKALDGRAITVDQWETLEKSLTTKKNIQEEKAKEIGEVQQTLKDTNVKLEAMKQLKKEENKITHQLDLLSELSKMLEGNRFVEYVAINQLKYIAREASKWLKDITRGRYALELDSSGNFIMRDDFNGGIRRATNTLSGGETFLTSLSLALALSSHIQLKGSAPLEFFFLDEGFGTLDSDLLEIVMTALERLHSEKLSVGIISHVEELKNRVPIKLMVFPPEFGGEGTRVKII from the coding sequence GTGAGGCCTAGCCTATTAAAGATCAAGGGAATCAATAGCTTTCATAATGAACAAATCATCAATTTTAATCGATTGGTAGAGAAGGGGCTCTTCGGTATTTTTGGACCTACGGGCAGTGGAAAATCCTCCATATTAGATGCCATTACCCTAGCGCTCTATGGCAATATTGCAAGAGATTCGAAAGAGTTTATCAATACAGAAGCCGATCGAGGAGAGGTCTCCTTCGAGTTTGAGATCTTGGATGGAAGCCTACGAAAAACCTACAGACTGGAGCGTGGTATTAAGCGTAAAAAAAATGGTGGCATAGAAACGACTGTAGCTCGAATCATAGAAATCAATGGAGAAGAAGTAACTGTACTGGCAGATAGTGTTACCAGTGTGAATAATGAAGTTATCCGAGTGATTGGACTAAATGCAGAGGACTTTACACGTTCCGTAGTTCTGCCCCAAGGAAAGTTCAGCGAATTTTTAAAGCTAACAGGCAGAGAAAGACGGAATATGCTGGAAAGAATCTTTGGTTTAGAGCAGTATGGCAAAAATATCGTAGAAAAAATTAATGCAGAGCGAAAGAAATATGATGCAAAACGAATGGACTTAGAAGGACAGTTGAAGAGCTATGAAGGAGTGAACGAGAGCTACTACAAAGAAGTATCGGAGAAACTACATTTATTATTGGTGGAAGAGAAGGCTCTGAAGAAAGAAATAGAAGACTTAGACAAGGAGTACCAGCAAAGTAAAAAAATCTGGGAATTACAAGGAGAAATGGCATCCTACAAAGGGATGGAAGTTTTATTGAGAGAAAAAAGAACAGAAATAGAGGAGAAAAGAAAAACCTTCATTTTAGGAGAAAAGGCCAATCAATTAAAGGCTTATGTGCAAAACCTAAAATCTTTAGAGGAGAGAATCAACCAGAACCAATTGGCCTTAGACGCTTTGGAAAAGGAGCTGCCGAAGATCAGTAAGTTATTGAAAGAGTTAGAAGACCGATATCAAAATGCTTTAATATGTAAGGAGGAAAAGTTTCCGAAATTTATAGCAAAAATAGAAAACTGCAAACAAGCGGAGAAAATAGAGCAGCAGAACTTGATTTTAGCAAAAGAAATCGAAGGGCTTGAAAAAATTTACCACTATCATTGCAATTTGAGCAAAGAAAAATCCCAGGAATTGGAGAAATCAAAAAATAAGGTGGCTCAGCTTCAAAGGGAAGTCGTGGTCATAGAAAAAACTTTAGAGGAAATATACTTGGAACCATCTCATCGAGAAGCTTTAGAGGAAGGATATACCTTAAATAAGGATCGAAACCGACTAAAAGTAGAAAAAAATGAAGCAGAGAAGATTCTGCGGGACTTAGATAAGGTCATAGAGGAAAATAAGGTTCAGCTAAAGGATGAATTAGAGGCGAGGCAACAGTTAGAATCTGTATTGAAATCCTTTTTTGAAGAGAAAACTTCCTTGGAAAATAGCCCGTTGAAAGAAGAGGGTACGATATTTGCGAAGAAAACAGAGCTGGACCAAAAGAAAAATCAATGGAAAGCCTTAGAACAAAATCTATCTCAAAAAATAGATCTGAACAAAGCCATCCAGCAATTAGTAAAAACGAGAGAATCTCTACAAGAGCAGCAGGAAAAATACATAGTTGATATCCAGCAGGCTGAAAGCCAGTTAGAAGGGTTAAAGGAAGAAAGCAGAAATATAGAGATTGAATATCTTGCACTAAAGCTATCTGAACATCTGCATCATGGAGAAGCCTGCCCCGTATGTGGCTCTAAGGATCATCCAAATCCTGCTGTGGGTGGAGAAGTGGCCTCAACAGCGGATTATCACCATCGTATTCAAGAAATGACGACAGTGACGTCTACATTGAAAGAGAAGAAGGTGGATCTGGATATTCGCATCGCTGAAATATTAAAGGAAGAGGAATTAAAGAGATCCGACTTAGCTATACTAGAAAATCTTATGAAGGATGTAAACTTGGAAGTGCTTTTAGAAGAGATTCGTAAGCTAGAGGTAGAAATACCAGCTTTAATGAAAGAGCGGGAAGCTTATCTCCAAGGAAAGAATAAACTAGAGGAAGGGATAGAGCGGTATAAGGAGAAAATCAGCCTTGCGAACACTAGGATTACGGAGTTGAGCACCAAGATAGAAAAAGATGGTGAAAATCAAGATACGATCCGCCTAAAACTGGATGAGCGATCTCAGAGGATAAAGTATTTATCTGCAATCATTGAAAAAATAAACAAAGACCTTAAAATTGAAGATATTGCTGTCGAATATGAGCGGATCAAAGAAATGGATAAAGAAAGGTCGAAAAAGGAAAAAGAATTAAAAGATTTAAGAAAAGCTGTAGAAATGGAAAATCGACAAAAAGAGACTTTACAAAATGAAGTGAATGCTTTGAACTTAGAAAAGGTAAAAAATCAACAGCAGCTAGATGGAAACAAGGAAAAACTATCTTTAGCCAGAGAAGAGATCAAAATGTTAACCGATGGAAACAATCCTACAGCCTATAAAACTGCTTTACAAAATGAAATGCAGAAGGTAGAGGCAGAAGAGAAGGAGCTAAAGGGAAGAGTTGAAAAAGGTAGAGGGATTCAGCAGAGTAAGCTGGAGGAAAAAGCCATTGCAGAAAACAACAAAGTTAATCTAGTGCAAGAATATGCTTTGAAAGTCCAAGAGTTAGAAAAACTCTCCAAGGAGAAAGGATTTAGCTCCATAGAGGAAATCCAAGGGTATTTGTTTGAGGATCAGAAACTCGACATCTTAGAAGATGAAATAACTGCCTACGATGACGAAGTAAAAAAAGTGAATCAGAATCTAGAGCGGATTCAGAAAGCTTTAGATGGAAGAGCTATAACTGTAGACCAATGGGAGACCCTAGAAAAGTCCCTGACCACTAAAAAGAATATCCAGGAGGAGAAGGCTAAGGAAATTGGCGAAGTGCAGCAAACCCTTAAGGATACAAACGTGAAGCTAGAAGCTATGAAACAACTGAAAAAAGAAGAGAACAAGATAACCCATCAGTTGGATTTACTTTCAGAGCTTAGTAAAATGTTGGAGGGAAATCGTTTTGTGGAGTATGTGGCCATCAACCAGCTAAAATATATCGCAAGGGAGGCCTCTAAATGGCTAAAGGATATTACAAGGGGACGGTATGCCTTAGAGCTGGACAGTAGCGGCAACTTTATTATGCGGGATGATTTTAATGGTGGGATTCGAAGGGCAACCAACACCCTTTCAGGAGGAGAAACATTCTTAACCTCCCTGTCTCTTGCGCTGGCATTATCCTCCCATATTCAATTGAAGGGAAGTGCACCGCTGGAATTCTTCTTTTTAGATGAAGGCTTCGGTACATTGGATAGCGATCTTCTTGAAATTGTAATGACTGCTTTAGAAAGACTGCATTCAGAAAAATTAAGTGTTGGTATTATCAGTCATGTGGAGGAACTTAAAAATAGAGTACCCATTAAGCTGATGGTATTCCCTCCAGAATTTGGTGGTGAAGGAACTCGTGTGAAAATTATATAG
- a CDS encoding APC family permease: MSQQNLKKAITFPQAISIVVGVIIGSGIFLKTGVVFQNAGSPYMGILAWFVGGIITLTSALTIAEISSAIPQTGGIYTYLKVLYGDTWAFLLGWVQSIIAYPASVAALAIAFSTFATFFIPLTEVQQKLLAIFILLFVAIMNMIATKFGGMIQLISTIGKLIPLIVIIVFGLIKGTANDFSFISNTTAPSLGFGAALLGTLWAYDGWAGVTTIAGELKNPSKELPKAIILGVSSVIGVYVIFNLALLKIMPMNEIINSAKPASDAATILFGQSGAVFITTGVLVSVFGALNGYILTGARVPLAMGAKGQLPFSNFLKQIHPRLNTPANSLMAISILAILYILSGSFNTLTDLTVFILWIFFVMTVAGIFILRRRRDIRRPAYRVPLYPIVPLIGILGGSYILYSTLISSPINSLIGIGIALLGLPFYFYLRRKR; the protein is encoded by the coding sequence TTGTCACAGCAAAACTTGAAGAAAGCAATTACATTTCCACAGGCAATATCTATCGTTGTAGGAGTTATCATAGGTTCCGGTATATTTTTGAAAACAGGGGTTGTTTTTCAAAATGCTGGTTCCCCATATATGGGCATCCTCGCTTGGTTCGTGGGCGGCATTATTACCCTAACCTCTGCTTTGACCATAGCTGAGATATCCTCTGCAATTCCACAAACAGGCGGTATCTATACGTATCTAAAGGTTCTATATGGAGACACTTGGGCCTTTTTATTAGGTTGGGTACAAAGTATCATCGCCTATCCTGCATCCGTTGCAGCATTAGCCATTGCTTTTTCCACCTTTGCAACGTTTTTTATACCATTGACTGAGGTTCAACAAAAATTACTTGCAATTTTTATCCTACTATTTGTCGCTATTATGAATATGATCGCTACAAAGTTCGGTGGAATGATTCAGCTGATATCAACGATTGGCAAGCTGATTCCCTTGATTGTAATCATAGTTTTTGGTCTAATTAAAGGAACCGCTAATGATTTTAGCTTTATCAGCAATACTACGGCACCTAGCTTAGGATTCGGTGCAGCTCTACTTGGCACATTGTGGGCATATGATGGCTGGGCAGGTGTAACCACCATTGCAGGCGAGCTAAAAAATCCAAGCAAGGAGCTTCCGAAAGCGATTATCTTAGGTGTATCCTCTGTAATTGGTGTTTATGTAATATTTAACCTAGCCTTATTAAAGATTATGCCAATGAATGAAATCATTAATTCTGCTAAACCAGCATCCGATGCAGCTACCATACTATTTGGTCAAAGTGGTGCTGTATTTATAACAACGGGCGTACTGGTTTCTGTATTTGGTGCATTAAATGGTTATATACTAACGGGAGCAAGAGTTCCTTTGGCCATGGGTGCAAAAGGACAGCTACCTTTCTCTAACTTTTTAAAACAAATTCACCCTAGACTTAATACACCAGCAAATTCATTAATGGCCATATCAATTTTAGCCATACTTTATATACTTTCAGGTTCCTTCAACACACTTACAGATTTAACAGTGTTTATACTATGGATCTTCTTCGTAATGACTGTAGCTGGCATCTTTATATTAAGAAGAAGAAGAGACATAAGAAGACCTGCCTATAGAGTCCCCCTATATCCCATTGTTCCTTTAATCGGTATCTTAGGAGGTTCTTACATCCTTTACAGTACATTGATCAGTTCTCCTATAAATTCTCTAATCGGAATTGGAATCGCTCTATTGGGACTGCCTTTCTACTTTTATCTACGAAGGAAAAGATAA
- the addA gene encoding helicase-exonuclease AddAB subunit AddA: MRQWTKEQQAAIDARGSNLLVAAAAGSGKTAVLVERIIQIILKDRIDIDRLLIVTFTNAAAGEMRERIAGAIMTEMEKKTGGEEHLRRQLSLLNRASITTVHSFCIDVVRRHFHMIDVDPGFRIGDVTETSIMKLEALEELFEDEYEKGNEEFFNLVEAFGGTREDRPLQDLVLKIYGFIQSQPYPEIWLRERVEDFALSIEAFNQSPWIRTIKKRMGILLKGAMDLLEIAQTIALEPGGPDVYEEAILSDLDQIKELYHSLENPITDFYEQLNCINFIRLKTSKDSDPILKEECKDLRDKAKDIVKDIRENIFNVSPEEYVEDLNRLYPLMDYLYRLVIGFTERYTEKKTDKGIVDFNDLEHFALRILANDLAAQEYREKFEYIFVDEYQDSNIVQETLIQSIKREDNLFMVGDVKQSIYRFRLADPTLFIEKYETFGTEEGHINRRIDLAKNFRSRGQVLNGVNYIFKHMMSKELGEIDYDERAALYQGTEFEPIQDPSIEINLIEKNMEIDEEMEEELQELADIEVEARIVAKRIKALLNEEIYDPRVEGYRKIEYKDIVVLLRTTQNWAQSFLEVFVREGIPAYADANTGYFEAIEVNMFLNLLRVIDNKRQDIPLLSVMRSPIGDFTTEELIHIRVNDKTGTYYDAIEKYVEEKTDDLKYKLVSFIEKLNQWANDARYIKIDQFIWKLFMDTGYYYYVGAMPGGLQRQANLRVLFDRANQFEKTSIKGLFNFIKFIEKLQSSKGDMGAAKILGENDNVVRIMSIHKSKGLEFPVVITAGMGKNFNLRDTSADVLLHKDLGLGPKFTDPNLRTYRDTIAKLAMKDQIKIESLSEEMRILYVAFTRPKDKLIVVGSIRNIEKQVKKWSKADNVYSLMNAKNYLDWIGTALVKHPDGQALRELGGLGFDAASDGMEDSEWTINILGRQVIVLEEQDKVLKEEDYREKLLYFNREDFSSGGYTEYKEEIENRLNWKYDHPHSVQIPSKLSVSDIKKAHINEIDVIAHQIPILVKSPKFMEGKTTFTAAERGTVIHFVLQHLDLNKVGSEEDIREQIHWMVARELITEEESKVVDTKKILNYFYSPIGERMRKAKKVYRESPFIIEKSAGEVIEGLSDDIEDKLLVQGIIDCYFEEKDGLILIDYKNDIVLNGNIAAVVARYELQLSLYREALERITGREVKETYLYLFDVDQGVRL, from the coding sequence ATGAGACAATGGACGAAGGAACAACAAGCTGCCATCGATGCAAGGGGAAGTAACCTTTTAGTAGCCGCTGCCGCTGGCTCTGGTAAAACGGCTGTACTTGTAGAAAGAATTATTCAAATTATTTTAAAGGATCGAATCGATATCGATAGGCTTTTAATCGTAACCTTTACTAACGCAGCTGCGGGAGAAATGCGTGAAAGGATTGCAGGAGCCATTATGACAGAAATGGAAAAAAAGACTGGTGGGGAGGAGCATTTAAGAAGACAGCTCAGCCTATTGAATAGAGCCTCCATTACAACGGTTCACTCCTTCTGTATCGATGTAGTGAGAAGGCACTTCCATATGATCGATGTGGATCCTGGCTTTAGAATCGGTGATGTGACGGAAACCAGCATTATGAAATTGGAAGCCTTAGAAGAACTCTTTGAAGATGAGTATGAAAAAGGTAATGAAGAATTCTTTAATCTAGTAGAAGCTTTTGGCGGAACGAGAGAAGATCGACCCCTTCAAGATTTGGTTTTAAAAATCTACGGTTTTATTCAAAGTCAGCCCTATCCAGAAATATGGCTTAGGGAAAGAGTAGAAGATTTTGCTCTATCCATTGAAGCATTCAATCAAAGTCCATGGATTAGAACCATAAAAAAAAGAATGGGTATTTTATTAAAGGGAGCCATGGATCTTTTGGAGATCGCTCAAACTATTGCACTGGAGCCCGGTGGTCCCGATGTTTATGAGGAAGCCATACTTTCAGACTTAGATCAAATCAAGGAGCTTTACCATAGCCTAGAAAATCCAATTACAGATTTTTACGAACAACTCAATTGCATCAATTTCATTCGGCTAAAAACTTCTAAGGATAGTGATCCCATCTTAAAAGAAGAGTGTAAGGACCTGCGGGACAAGGCAAAGGATATTGTAAAGGATATTAGGGAAAATATTTTCAATGTCAGTCCAGAGGAATACGTTGAGGATTTAAATAGACTATATCCCTTGATGGATTATTTATATCGGTTGGTTATAGGATTTACAGAGCGCTATACAGAGAAAAAGACCGATAAGGGGATTGTAGATTTTAACGATTTAGAGCATTTTGCCCTTCGGATTTTAGCCAATGATTTAGCTGCTCAGGAGTATCGAGAAAAATTTGAATACATCTTTGTGGACGAGTATCAGGATAGCAATATTGTACAAGAAACCCTGATCCAATCCATTAAAAGAGAGGACAATCTGTTTATGGTTGGCGATGTGAAACAGAGTATTTACCGTTTCCGACTAGCAGACCCAACACTTTTCATAGAGAAATATGAAACCTTTGGAACGGAGGAAGGTCATATCAATCGACGAATTGATCTTGCTAAAAACTTCAGAAGTAGGGGCCAGGTTTTAAATGGTGTAAATTATATTTTCAAGCATATGATGTCCAAGGAGTTAGGTGAAATTGACTATGATGAAAGAGCGGCCCTATATCAAGGAACAGAATTTGAGCCTATACAAGATCCCTCCATTGAGATCAACCTCATAGAAAAAAACATGGAAATTGATGAGGAAATGGAAGAAGAACTGCAGGAATTAGCAGATATTGAAGTAGAAGCACGAATTGTGGCGAAAAGAATTAAGGCTTTATTGAATGAAGAGATCTATGATCCTAGAGTTGAAGGCTATCGGAAAATAGAATATAAAGATATTGTGGTGCTTTTAAGAACAACGCAGAATTGGGCACAAAGCTTTTTAGAGGTATTTGTACGGGAAGGAATTCCAGCCTACGCAGATGCGAACACCGGCTATTTTGAAGCCATAGAAGTCAATATGTTTCTGAATTTATTAAGGGTAATTGATAACAAAAGGCAGGATATCCCTTTACTCAGTGTGATGCGGTCTCCTATTGGAGATTTTACAACAGAGGAATTGATTCATATTCGAGTAAATGACAAAACGGGAACTTATTACGATGCCATAGAGAAATATGTGGAAGAAAAAACTGATGATTTAAAATATAAGCTGGTTTCTTTTATAGAAAAACTGAACCAATGGGCCAATGATGCACGTTATATTAAAATTGACCAGTTTATTTGGAAGCTTTTTATGGATACTGGTTATTACTATTATGTAGGGGCTATGCCTGGAGGGCTTCAGCGTCAGGCGAACCTCAGAGTTTTATTCGATCGTGCCAATCAATTTGAGAAAACATCCATTAAGGGATTATTTAATTTTATAAAGTTTATCGAAAAATTGCAGAGCAGCAAGGGCGATATGGGGGCAGCAAAAATTCTTGGTGAAAATGATAATGTCGTTCGGATTATGAGTATTCACAAAAGTAAGGGATTGGAATTCCCCGTAGTAATTACAGCAGGTATGGGGAAAAACTTTAACCTTCGGGATACCAGCGCAGATGTGCTACTCCATAAGGATTTGGGTTTAGGACCGAAGTTTACAGACCCGAATTTAAGAACCTATAGAGATACCATTGCAAAGCTGGCAATGAAGGATCAGATTAAAATAGAGAGCTTATCAGAAGAAATGAGGATTCTATACGTTGCCTTTACGAGGCCAAAGGACAAGCTGATTGTGGTTGGCTCTATTCGAAATATAGAGAAACAGGTCAAAAAATGGAGTAAAGCGGATAATGTGTATTCCTTGATGAATGCAAAAAATTATTTGGATTGGATCGGTACTGCTCTTGTAAAACATCCAGATGGCCAAGCTTTAAGGGAACTAGGAGGCTTAGGGTTTGATGCTGCTTCCGATGGCATGGAGGACTCAGAATGGACCATCAATATCTTAGGTAGACAGGTTATCGTACTGGAGGAGCAGGATAAAGTCTTAAAAGAAGAAGACTATCGAGAGAAATTGCTCTATTTCAATAGGGAGGATTTTTCATCTGGTGGCTATACAGAATATAAAGAGGAAATCGAAAACAGATTGAATTGGAAGTATGATCATCCTCATAGTGTCCAAATCCCCTCAAAACTTTCTGTGTCTGATATAAAAAAAGCACATATCAATGAAATCGATGTCATCGCTCATCAGATTCCTATTTTAGTAAAGTCGCCAAAGTTTATGGAAGGGAAAACAACCTTTACAGCAGCAGAGCGGGGAACGGTCATTCACTTTGTTCTACAGCATTTAGATTTAAACAAAGTGGGTAGCGAAGAGGACATCAGAGAACAAATCCATTGGATGGTAGCCAGAGAGTTGATTACAGAAGAGGAATCAAAGGTAGTTGATACGAAGAAAATCTTAAATTATTTTTATAGCCCAATCGGAGAAAGGATGCGAAAGGCAAAAAAAGTATATCGGGAATCTCCTTTCATTATTGAAAAATCTGCTGGTGAAGTCATTGAAGGATTATCCGATGACATAGAGGATAAGCTCCTGGTACAGGGAATCATAGACTGTTATTTTGAGGAGAAGGACGGACTCATCTTAATAGACTATAAAAATGATATCGTATTGAATGGGAATATTGCTGCTGTTGTGGCAAGGTATGAGTTGCAGCTATCTCTTTATAGGGAGGCACTGGAACGTATTACAGGAAGAGAAGTAAAGGAAACCTATTTATATTTATTTGATGTGGATCAAGGAGTGAGGCTATGA